The following proteins are encoded in a genomic region of Balneola vulgaris DSM 17893:
- a CDS encoding TonB-dependent receptor plug domain-containing protein, with the protein MSNKTLLSIFAGVLLSTSSIQAQQTSVPVDTLELNTVVVTASKIPTETRQTTRPVVVIDQAEIRKSAGKDLAQLLDDQSGIVINGAFSNPGKDKGVYLQGATTQYVLILIDGQPVNDPSGAGGAVDLRLISLDNVERVEVVKGSMSTLYGSDAIAGVINVITKKPQDKTVAVNGKAAYGSYESVDLSAGVNGRLNLLGYSLNYSKQTTDGISEAKDENDAGNFDKDGFNRDALSAKFDIALTEQLSIKPFVNYTNYEGDYDGGAFADAPNKYTAKLVNPGVDIHFENDAWTVKGGYQYNEVERTFESGFGTSEFTGNIQNLDIYSTYAASENVTVLGGFNYQKQVLDDNDANTNNPDATLISPYVSSILKAENGLGAELGFRLNEHSDAGTQLTYNFSPYYNVNENIRVLASYATGFKAPTLNELFGPFGANPDLEPQKSRYIDFGIEYYANNGRFNAEVLYFNRHIDDVIIYTFGTGYENQDEQDDQGVELSANYLVNEFLTVQSFYNYLTGEQTTLDGSGNEVKRDNLIRRPEHAFGFSFLVSPSNDVNVNLQVRHTGEREDVFFNPNTFASESKTLDAFTLVNLYADYTLLEGQLTLFADIKNLFDTDYTEVYGYNTIGIYSKAGLRFNIR; encoded by the coding sequence ATGAGCAACAAAACATTACTAAGTATTTTTGCAGGGGTTCTGCTGAGCACCTCTTCCATTCAAGCACAGCAAACAAGTGTACCCGTGGATACACTAGAACTAAATACAGTTGTAGTTACAGCATCCAAAATCCCCACAGAAACACGCCAAACTACACGTCCTGTTGTAGTAATTGATCAAGCCGAGATTCGCAAAAGTGCGGGTAAAGACTTAGCTCAATTGTTAGATGATCAATCAGGGATTGTAATCAACGGCGCATTCAGTAACCCTGGTAAAGACAAGGGCGTTTACCTTCAAGGCGCAACCACACAGTATGTACTGATCCTAATTGATGGTCAGCCGGTAAATGATCCCTCTGGAGCAGGCGGAGCCGTAGATCTACGTCTTATCTCCCTCGATAACGTTGAGCGAGTGGAAGTGGTAAAAGGAAGTATGTCAACGCTTTACGGTTCTGATGCAATCGCAGGAGTGATTAATGTGATCACTAAAAAGCCTCAAGATAAAACAGTAGCTGTTAACGGTAAGGCAGCCTACGGTTCATATGAATCGGTAGATCTTTCAGCGGGAGTGAATGGCCGATTAAACTTACTAGGCTACTCATTGAATTACAGTAAGCAGACTACCGATGGGATTAGCGAAGCTAAAGATGAGAATGATGCTGGTAACTTTGATAAAGACGGCTTCAACCGCGACGCATTAAGTGCCAAGTTCGATATCGCTTTAACGGAACAGCTTTCTATTAAGCCCTTTGTGAATTACACCAATTATGAAGGTGATTATGACGGTGGCGCTTTTGCAGATGCCCCCAATAAGTACACGGCTAAATTGGTAAACCCAGGGGTAGATATTCATTTCGAAAATGATGCTTGGACCGTAAAAGGAGGCTACCAATACAATGAAGTTGAACGTACGTTCGAAAGTGGATTCGGTACCTCAGAATTTACAGGGAATATCCAGAACTTAGATATCTATAGTACCTATGCGGCCAGCGAAAATGTAACGGTTTTAGGTGGATTCAATTACCAGAAGCAAGTTTTAGACGACAACGATGCAAACACTAACAACCCGGATGCTACCTTAATCAGTCCTTATGTTTCTTCCATTTTAAAAGCTGAAAATGGCTTAGGTGCAGAATTAGGTTTTAGGTTGAACGAACATTCTGATGCTGGAACTCAGTTAACCTATAATTTCTCTCCATACTATAATGTAAATGAGAACATTCGAGTTCTTGCTTCTTATGCAACGGGATTCAAAGCTCCTACTTTAAACGAATTGTTTGGCCCGTTCGGTGCTAATCCTGATTTAGAGCCTCAGAAGAGCCGGTACATCGATTTTGGGATTGAATATTATGCCAATAACGGTCGTTTTAATGCAGAGGTGCTGTATTTCAACCGTCATATTGATGACGTAATCATTTATACATTCGGTACTGGCTACGAAAACCAAGATGAGCAAGACGATCAAGGTGTTGAGCTAAGTGCTAACTATTTGGTAAACGAATTCTTGACCGTTCAATCATTCTATAACTATTTAACGGGCGAGCAAACAACCCTAGATGGTTCTGGAAATGAAGTGAAAAGAGATAACCTTATTCGCAGACCTGAACATGCATTTGGATTTAGCTTTTTAGTAAGTCCAAGTAATGATGTGAATGTGAACCTACAAGTACGTCATACTGGCGAGCGTGAAGATGTATTCTTCAACCCTAATACATTTGCTAGCGAGTCTAAGACTTTAGATGCCTTTACCTTAGTTAATCTATATGCAGATTACACTTTATTAGAAGGGCAATTAACCTTATTTGCAGACATCAAGAACTTGTTTGATACCGACTACACTGAAGTGTATGGCTATAATACCATTGGTATTTATAGCAAAGCGGGTCTACGTTTTAACATCAGATAA